The following proteins are encoded in a genomic region of Garra rufa unplaced genomic scaffold, GarRuf1.0 hap1_unplaced_002, whole genome shotgun sequence:
- the LOC141305403 gene encoding uncharacterized protein — MSGPTALKEERGELNETEEKVQFENLNVFITGKKPFCSLQSENTSTQKRAQKARTRSFFTCFQRGKSFNEQGEFKVHMKIHTGERRFICQQCGKSFTRKGHLKDHMKIHTGEKPFICQQCGKSFSQNTNLKVHMKIHTGEKSFICQQCGKSFIQKASLKVHMEIHTGERRFICQQCGKSFSCKGYLNIHMRIHTGEKPYTCKQCGKSFSQQGHLYNHMKIHNREKADRSPQCGKSFNQNV; from the exons ATGTCTG gtccaacagcactgaaagaggagaggggagaactgaatgaaactgaagagaaagttcagtttgagaatcttaatgttttcataactggaaaaaaaccattttgttccttacagtcagaaaatacatctacccaaaaaagagctcaaaaggcaagaactaggagttttttcacttgctttcagcgtggaaagagtttcaatgaacaaggagaatttaaagtccacatgaaaattcacactggagagaggcgtttcatctgccaacagtgtggaaagagtttcactcgaaaaggacaccttaaagaccacatgaaaattcacactggagagaagcctttcatctgccaacagtgtggaaagagtttcagtcaaaatacaaaccttaaagtccatatgaaaattcacacaggagaaaagtctttcatctgccaacagtgtggaaagagtttcattcaaaaagcatcccttaaagtccacatggaaattcacacaggagagaggcgtttcatctgccaacagtgtggaaagagtttctcttgTAAAGGATACCTTAatattcacatgagaattcacactggagagaagccttacacatgcaaacagtgtggaaagagtttcagtcaacaaggacACCTTTACAACCACATGAAGATCCACAATAGAGAGAAGgctgacagatcccctcagtgtggaaagagtttcaaccaaaatgtataa